A part of Winslowiella toletana genomic DNA contains:
- the clcA gene encoding H(+)/Cl(-) exchange transporter ClcA yields MREIPTSSDQLPVIPVRRGDYLRLLLRRDKTPVAILIVAGITGTLAGLVGVAFEKAVNWVHGLRLATLAAAGDSLWLTLPLAFILSALLAVMGYYLVRRFAPEAAGSGIPEIEGALEELRPVRWWRVIPVKFIGGMGTLGAGMVLGREGPTVQLGGNIGRMVLDLFRLRSAEARHSLLATGAAAGLSAAFNAPLAGILFIIEEMRLQFRYSLISIKAVFIGVIMSSIVFRIFNGEHAVIEVGKLSNAPVYTLWLYLLLGMVFGGVGVLFNKLIFRTQDWFQQLHGGRMQKILLIGALLGGICGALGVIQPEAAGGGFNLIPLATAGHYTLGMLLFIFIARMITTLLCFGSGAPGGIFAPMLALGTLLGTVFGIASSALFPQWGLQPGTFAIAGMGALFAASVRAPLTGIVLVLEMTDNYQLILPMIITCLGATLLAQFLGGKPLYSSLLARTLAKQQQQQEAQAAHKASCANT; encoded by the coding sequence ATGCGTGAAATCCCGACATCTTCGGATCAGTTACCGGTCATACCGGTGCGTCGTGGCGACTATCTGCGGCTGCTGTTGCGTCGCGATAAAACACCGGTAGCGATTCTGATTGTTGCCGGTATCACCGGTACGCTGGCCGGACTGGTGGGTGTGGCCTTTGAAAAAGCCGTCAACTGGGTACATGGGCTGCGGCTGGCGACACTGGCCGCAGCGGGCGACAGTTTGTGGCTGACTTTGCCGCTGGCATTTATTCTCTCCGCGTTACTGGCAGTGATGGGGTATTACCTGGTGCGTCGTTTTGCGCCTGAAGCGGCCGGTTCCGGTATTCCGGAGATCGAGGGGGCGCTGGAAGAGTTGCGCCCGGTACGCTGGTGGCGGGTGATCCCGGTGAAATTTATTGGCGGCATGGGCACGCTGGGCGCCGGAATGGTGCTCGGCCGCGAAGGTCCGACGGTGCAGCTGGGCGGCAATATCGGACGGATGGTGCTGGATCTGTTCCGTTTACGCAGTGCCGAGGCGCGCCATTCGCTACTGGCTACCGGTGCGGCGGCGGGGCTTTCCGCCGCGTTTAATGCGCCACTGGCCGGGATCCTGTTTATTATCGAAGAGATGCGCTTGCAGTTTCGTTACAGCCTGATCTCGATTAAAGCGGTATTTATCGGCGTCATTATGTCGAGCATTGTTTTTCGCATTTTTAATGGCGAGCATGCGGTGATTGAGGTCGGTAAACTGAGTAATGCGCCGGTTTATACCCTTTGGCTCTACCTGCTGCTGGGGATGGTATTTGGCGGTGTTGGCGTGCTGTTTAACAAATTGATCTTCCGTACCCAGGATTGGTTTCAACAGTTACATGGCGGACGAATGCAGAAAATCCTGCTGATCGGCGCACTGCTGGGTGGGATCTGCGGCGCGCTGGGGGTGATCCAGCCGGAAGCCGCCGGTGGCGGGTTTAATCTGATCCCGCTGGCGACGGCTGGTCATTACACGTTGGGTATGCTGCTGTTTATTTTTATTGCCCGTATGATCACCACCTTACTCTGTTTTGGTTCGGGCGCGCCTGGCGGGATTTTTGCACCGATGCTGGCGCTGGGAACCTTGCTGGGCACCGTTTTTGGTATCGCCAGCAGCGCGCTGTTTCCCCAATGGGGGCTGCAGCCCGGCACCTTTGCGATCGCCGGGATGGGGGCGCTGTTTGCCGCATCAGTTCGTGCGCCGCTGACCGGTATCGTGCTGGTGCTGGAGATGACCGATAATTATCAGCTGATTTTGCCGATGATTATCACCTGCCTCGGCGCTACCCTGCTGGCACAGTTTCTTGGTGGTAAGCCCTTGTATTCCTCTCTGTTAGCCCGCACTCTGGCTAAACAGCAGCAGCAACAAGAGGCGCAGGCTGCGCATAAAGCATCATGCGCCAATACTTGA
- the erpA gene encoding iron-sulfur cluster insertion protein ErpA has protein sequence MSDDVATALPLQFTEAAASKVKNLISDEDNPDLKLRVYITGGGCSGFQYGFTFDDKINDGDMTIEKSGVALVVDPMSLQYLVGGAVDYTEGLEGSRFIVTNPNAKTTCGCGSSFSI, from the coding sequence ATGAGTGACGATGTAGCAACAGCACTGCCTCTGCAATTTACCGAAGCTGCAGCCAGCAAGGTGAAAAACCTGATTTCCGACGAAGATAATCCGGACCTGAAACTGCGTGTCTATATCACCGGTGGTGGTTGCAGTGGTTTTCAGTATGGCTTTACTTTCGACGACAAGATTAATGACGGCGATATGACCATTGAGAAATCGGGCGTGGCGCTGGTGGTTGATCCGATGAGCCTGCAATATCTGGTGGGTGGTGCGGTGGATTATACTGAAGGGCTGGAAGGTTCACGTTTTATTGTCACTAACCCAAACGCAAAAACTACCTGCGGTTGCGGATCCTCTTTCAGTATCTGA
- the btuF gene encoding vitamin B12 ABC transporter substrate-binding protein BtuF, which translates to MAKFFATLLLLLALPGVALAAAAPRVISLAPHLTELAFAAGITPVAVSAYSDYPPQATKLEQVANWQGINVERILALKPDVVLAWRGGTPQRQVEQLQALGLKIVWLDAQSIESVVDGLRELQVWSPQPQLARQHADALAQRFAALRQRYQHLQRQPVFLQFGMQPLFTASQATLQNQILQLCGGDNIFADSRVPWPQVSREQVLMRHPQAIVITGDAARIPAVIRFWQPQLSVPVIAINDDWFSRAGPRIIQAAEQLCSMLQPNK; encoded by the coding sequence GTGGCTAAGTTTTTCGCTACCCTGCTGTTACTGCTGGCGCTGCCGGGCGTGGCGCTGGCCGCCGCTGCGCCACGGGTTATCTCGCTGGCGCCGCATCTTACCGAACTGGCATTTGCCGCCGGCATCACACCGGTTGCGGTGAGCGCTTACTCAGATTATCCGCCGCAGGCAACAAAGCTGGAACAGGTGGCTAACTGGCAGGGAATCAATGTTGAACGCATCCTGGCGCTCAAGCCGGATGTGGTGCTGGCATGGCGTGGCGGCACCCCGCAGCGTCAGGTCGAACAACTGCAGGCGCTGGGGCTGAAGATCGTCTGGCTGGATGCACAATCCATTGAGTCCGTGGTCGACGGGTTGCGTGAACTGCAGGTATGGAGTCCACAGCCTCAGCTGGCGCGCCAGCACGCTGATGCGCTGGCGCAGCGGTTTGCCGCCCTGCGGCAACGCTATCAGCATCTGCAACGCCAGCCAGTATTTCTGCAGTTTGGCATGCAACCGCTGTTTACCGCCTCGCAGGCCACGCTGCAGAACCAGATCCTGCAACTCTGCGGCGGAGACAATATTTTTGCCGACAGCAGAGTGCCGTGGCCCCAGGTAAGCCGCGAGCAGGTGCTGATGCGCCATCCGCAAGCCATCGTCATCACCGGCGATGCAGCGCGTATCCCGGCGGTAATCCGCTTCTGGCAGCCGCAACTGTCCGTACCAGTGATTGCGATAAATGATGACTGGTTTAGTCGCGCGGGACCACGTATTATTCAGGCAGCTGAGCAATTATGCAGCATGCTCCAGCCCAACAAATAG
- the mtnN gene encoding 5'-methylthioadenosine/S-adenosylhomocysteine nucleosidase, producing MKAGIIGAMEQEVTLLRDKIENRQTLTLGGCEIYTGTLNGVEVALLKSGIGKVSAAMGTTLLLELCKPDFIINTGSAGGLAPTLTVGDIVVSDEVRYHDVDVTAFGYEAGQMAGCPAAFKADEKLIAAAESCIAQLSLNAVRGLVVSGDAFINGAEPLARIRQTFPQAIAVEMEATAIAHVCHQFNTPFVVVRAISDVADQESHLSFDEFLVVAAQQSSLMVETLLNNLRG from the coding sequence ATGAAAGCAGGCATTATTGGTGCGATGGAGCAGGAAGTGACCCTGCTGCGTGACAAGATTGAAAACCGTCAGACTCTGACGCTGGGCGGTTGTGAAATCTATACCGGCACCCTGAACGGCGTTGAAGTGGCGCTGCTGAAATCGGGCATCGGTAAAGTGTCGGCCGCCATGGGCACCACGCTGCTGCTGGAGCTGTGCAAACCTGACTTTATTATTAATACCGGCTCCGCTGGCGGCCTGGCGCCGACGCTGACCGTAGGCGATATCGTGGTTTCAGATGAAGTGCGTTATCACGACGTCGATGTCACGGCCTTTGGCTATGAAGCCGGACAGATGGCCGGTTGCCCTGCCGCCTTTAAAGCCGATGAGAAACTGATTGCCGCCGCCGAGAGCTGTATTGCACAGCTGAGCCTGAATGCGGTGCGTGGTCTGGTGGTCAGTGGCGATGCCTTTATCAACGGTGCTGAGCCGCTGGCGCGCATTCGTCAGACCTTCCCGCAGGCGATCGCGGTTGAGATGGAAGCCACTGCGATTGCGCATGTCTGCCATCAGTTCAATACGCCATTTGTGGTGGTGCGCGCGATTTCAGACGTGGCCGATCAGGAGTCACACCTCAGCTTTGATGAGTTCCTGGTCGTTGCCGCCCAACAATCATCCCTGATGGTTGAAACCCTGCTGAATAACCTGCGTGGCTAA
- the dgt gene encoding dGTPase, translated as MAEINFRKKMSFQRPYNNREEPAGEYNITRHFESDRGRIINSAAIRRLQQKTQVFPLERNAAVRSRLTHSLEVQQTGRYIAKEIIETLKSSGGLEQYGLDDFTGAFESLVEMSCLLHDVGNPPFGHFGEAAINDWFDDNLPAELVDPQVCGVFSDDEIKAFTALNDMIRQDLCHFEGNAQAIRLVHTLLQLNLTYSQVACILKYTAPAWWQGDKPAEFSTLMKKPGFYLSEQDYIAELRAATDIQEHHRFPLTYIMEAADDISYCIADLDDAVEKAIFNVDALYEFLEQSWGKPKAGDAFSRTVGYAWKNANGNGRFRSKNDQFFMSLRVSVQNVLVSYAVKRFVENLPAIFAGDFNHSLLEDDGEEGRLLAIFKTVARKHVFNHSEVEQLELQGYRVMKGLLDIYKPLLTLNYEDFTALMNEDFLKGRPIETRLFHKLSGKHRKAYQQKMRTIIVEHKYQRLLWERYYRARLLQDYISGMTDLYAWDEYRRLMAVE; from the coding sequence ATGGCAGAGATTAATTTCAGGAAGAAAATGAGTTTTCAGCGGCCATACAATAACCGTGAAGAACCCGCTGGTGAATATAATATTACGCGTCATTTTGAAAGTGACCGTGGACGAATTATTAATTCTGCAGCGATTCGGCGTTTGCAGCAGAAAACCCAGGTATTTCCACTGGAGCGTAATGCGGCGGTGCGTTCACGTCTGACCCATTCGCTGGAAGTGCAGCAGACCGGGCGCTATATCGCCAAAGAGATTATTGAGACGCTAAAATCCAGCGGCGGACTGGAGCAGTATGGACTGGATGATTTTACCGGCGCTTTTGAAAGCCTGGTGGAGATGTCCTGTCTGCTGCATGACGTTGGCAATCCGCCGTTTGGTCATTTTGGCGAAGCGGCGATAAACGACTGGTTTGATGATAATTTACCTGCAGAACTGGTCGATCCGCAGGTGTGCGGCGTATTCAGCGATGACGAGATAAAGGCGTTTACGGCGCTGAACGATATGATTCGTCAGGATCTCTGCCATTTTGAAGGCAATGCGCAGGCCATACGGCTGGTGCATACGCTATTGCAGCTTAATCTCACCTATTCTCAGGTCGCCTGTATTTTAAAATATACCGCGCCGGCATGGTGGCAGGGTGATAAACCAGCGGAATTTAGCACGCTGATGAAGAAGCCCGGCTTTTATCTGTCGGAGCAGGATTATATTGCCGAGCTGCGGGCCGCTACCGATATTCAGGAGCATCACCGTTTTCCCCTGACCTATATTATGGAAGCGGCCGATGATATTTCTTACTGCATTGCCGATTTAGATGATGCAGTGGAAAAAGCGATTTTTAATGTTGATGCGTTATATGAATTTCTTGAACAGAGCTGGGGTAAACCGAAAGCCGGTGATGCTTTTTCCCGCACGGTGGGTTATGCGTGGAAAAATGCTAATGGCAATGGGCGTTTCCGCAGCAAGAACGATCAGTTCTTTATGTCGCTGCGCGTCAGTGTGCAAAATGTTTTGGTCTCCTACGCGGTGAAACGTTTTGTGGAAAATCTACCGGCAATTTTCGCTGGCGACTTTAATCACTCATTGCTGGAGGATGATGGTGAAGAGGGGCGTCTGCTGGCGATATTCAAAACCGTGGCGCGTAAGCACGTATTTAACCACTCGGAAGTGGAGCAGCTGGAGTTACAGGGTTATCGCGTGATGAAGGGGTTGCTGGATATTTATAAGCCGCTGCTGACCTTGAATTATGAAGATTTTACCGCATTAATGAATGAGGACTTTTTAAAAGGCCGGCCAATTGAGACGCGGCTGTTCCATAAGTTGTCGGGTAAGCATCGTAAAGCTTATCAGCAAAAAATGAGAACCATCATTGTTGAACATAAGTATCAGCGCCTGTTGTGGGAGCGTTATTACCGCGCCCGCCTGCTGCAGGATTATATCAGCGGCATGACCGATCTGTATGCCTGGGATGAATACCGGCGTCTGATGGCGGTAGAGTAA
- the degP gene encoding serine endoprotease DegP yields MKKTTLVLSALALSLGLAMNPAVTQAAETASSSTQQLPSLAPMLEKVMPSVVSINVEGSTTVRTPRMPQQFQQFFGDNSPFCQDGSPFQSSPMCQGGGQGGQGQDGQDGGNTQQEKFRALGSGVVIDAAKGYVVTNNHVVDNATKIQVQVSDGRKYDAKVIGKDPRSDIALIQLQDFKNLTAIQLADSDNLRVGDYTVAIGNPYGLGETVTSGIVSALGRSGLNVENYENFIQTDAAINRGNSGGALVNLNGELIGINTAILAPDGGNIGIGFAIPSNMVKNLTAQMVEYGQVKRGELGIMGTELNSELAKAMKVDAQRGAFVSQVLPNSSASKAGIKAGDVIVSINKKPISSFSALRAQVGTLPVGSKMELGLLRDGKPVTVNIELQQSTQNKVESATIYAGIEGADLSNIANNKGVKVDNVKPGTAAARIGLKKDDVILGVNQQAVANLGELRKILDSKPAVLALNIQRGDSTIYLVMQ; encoded by the coding sequence ATGAAAAAAACTACCTTAGTATTGAGCGCACTGGCTCTGAGCCTGGGTTTGGCGATGAATCCAGCAGTGACTCAGGCTGCCGAAACAGCCTCTTCTTCCACCCAGCAATTGCCAAGTCTGGCACCAATGCTGGAAAAAGTTATGCCTTCCGTGGTCAGTATTAACGTTGAAGGCAGTACCACCGTGCGTACGCCGCGCATGCCGCAACAGTTCCAGCAGTTCTTTGGCGACAATTCACCGTTCTGTCAGGACGGCTCTCCTTTCCAGAGTTCGCCAATGTGTCAGGGCGGCGGCCAGGGCGGACAGGGACAGGATGGTCAGGATGGCGGCAATACGCAGCAGGAGAAATTCCGAGCGCTGGGCTCCGGCGTGGTGATTGACGCGGCGAAAGGCTATGTTGTCACCAATAATCATGTGGTGGATAACGCCACGAAAATTCAGGTGCAGGTGAGTGACGGGCGTAAATATGACGCCAAAGTGATCGGCAAAGATCCACGTTCTGATATCGCCCTGATACAGCTGCAGGACTTTAAAAACCTGACGGCGATTCAGCTGGCGGATTCCGATAACCTGCGCGTCGGTGATTATACCGTGGCGATCGGCAACCCTTATGGTCTGGGCGAAACCGTGACCTCGGGTATTGTTTCGGCGCTGGGCCGTAGTGGCCTGAATGTTGAAAACTATGAGAACTTTATCCAGACCGATGCAGCGATTAACCGTGGTAACTCCGGCGGTGCGCTGGTTAATCTTAACGGTGAATTGATTGGGATTAACACTGCCATTCTTGCGCCGGACGGCGGCAATATCGGTATCGGCTTCGCCATCCCAAGTAATATGGTGAAAAACCTGACCGCGCAGATGGTGGAATATGGTCAGGTGAAACGCGGTGAGCTGGGGATTATGGGTACCGAGCTGAACTCCGAACTGGCGAAAGCGATGAAAGTCGATGCTCAGCGCGGCGCTTTTGTCAGCCAGGTATTGCCAAACTCTTCGGCGTCGAAAGCCGGGATTAAAGCAGGCGATGTGATTGTTTCGATCAATAAGAAACCGATCTCCAGCTTCTCTGCGCTGCGCGCCCAGGTGGGAACGCTGCCGGTAGGCAGTAAAATGGAACTCGGCCTGTTGCGTGACGGTAAACCGGTGACGGTGAATATTGAGCTGCAACAGAGTACGCAGAACAAAGTGGAATCTGCGACCATTTATGCTGGCATTGAAGGCGCCGATCTGAGCAATATTGCCAACAATAAAGGCGTTAAGGTCGACAATGTGAAGCCGGGTACGGCAGCAGCGCGCATCGGCCTGAAAAAGGATGACGTGATTCTCGGGGTGAACCAGCAGGCGGTGGCCAACCTTGGCGAACTGCGTAAGATCCTTGATAGCAAACCCGCTGTTCTGGCGCTGAATATCCAACGTGGCGACAGCACTATCTACCTGGTAATGCAGTAA
- a CDS encoding CdaR family transcriptional regulator — MATYHLDARLAQEIVARTMKIIDSNVNVMDARGRIVGSGDRERIGEMHEGALLALSQARVVDIDEAVAKHLHGVRPGINLPLRIDGEIVGVIGLTGDPLTLRHYGELVCMTAEMMLEQARLLHMLAQDSRLREELVLNLIRNEILSPALNDWAQRLGIDLNQPRVVAVVEVDSGQLGVDSAMSELQQLQTLLTTPERDNLIAIVSLTEMVVLKPALNTHGRHDQDEHRRRVEQLLSRMKESGHLRIRIALGNFFTGQGSIARSYRTAHTTMLVGKQRMPDQRSYFYQDLVLPVLLDSLRGGWQANELSRPLAKLKALDSNGLLRRTLISWFSHNVQPSATAKALFIHRNTLEYRLNRISELTGLNLSNFDDRLLLYVALQLDEQP, encoded by the coding sequence ATGGCCACCTATCATCTGGATGCACGTCTGGCCCAGGAGATCGTCGCGCGCACGATGAAAATTATTGACAGTAATGTCAATGTGATGGATGCGCGCGGGCGCATTGTTGGCAGTGGCGACCGTGAACGCATTGGGGAAATGCACGAAGGGGCGCTGCTGGCCCTGTCGCAAGCGCGGGTGGTGGATATCGACGAAGCGGTAGCGAAACATCTGCATGGCGTGCGGCCTGGTATTAATTTGCCGCTGCGAATTGATGGCGAGATCGTCGGCGTAATTGGTCTGACCGGCGATCCGCTGACCCTGCGCCACTATGGTGAACTGGTCTGTATGACCGCCGAAATGATGCTGGAGCAGGCGCGTCTGCTGCATATGCTGGCGCAGGACAGCCGTTTACGTGAAGAGCTGGTGCTGAATTTAATCCGCAATGAAATCCTGTCGCCCGCCCTGAATGACTGGGCGCAGCGGCTGGGCATCGATCTTAATCAGCCGCGCGTTGTGGCGGTGGTGGAAGTGGACAGCGGTCAGCTGGGTGTCGACAGTGCGATGTCAGAGTTGCAGCAGCTGCAAACCCTGCTGACCACGCCGGAGCGTGATAACCTGATCGCCATTGTTTCGCTGACGGAGATGGTGGTGCTAAAACCGGCGCTGAATACCCATGGCCGTCACGATCAGGATGAGCACCGGCGGCGCGTGGAGCAGCTACTGTCGCGAATGAAAGAGAGCGGGCATCTGCGTATCAGAATCGCGTTGGGCAATTTTTTCACCGGGCAGGGCAGTATTGCGCGTTCATACCGTACCGCGCATACCACCATGCTGGTGGGTAAACAGCGTATGCCGGATCAGCGCAGCTACTTCTATCAGGATTTAGTGCTGCCGGTGCTGCTGGATAGTTTACGCGGCGGCTGGCAGGCGAATGAGTTATCGCGTCCGCTGGCAAAACTGAAAGCGCTGGATAGCAACGGCTTACTGCGACGGACGCTGATTTCGTGGTTCAGTCATAATGTTCAGCCTTCGGCCACGGCAAAAGCGCTGTTTATCCATCGCAATACGCTGGAGTATCGTCTGAACAGGATCTCGGAATTGACGGGGTTAAATCTGAGTAATTTCGATGACAGGCTATTGCTGTATGTCGCGTTACAGCTCGATGAGCAGCCGTAG
- a CDS encoding DUF3461 family protein, giving the protein MYDNLKSLGISSPDDIDRYSLRQEANNDILKIYFRKDKGEFFAKSVKFKYPRQRKTVVGDSIGQGYKEVQEISPNLRYVIDELDQICQRDQVEVDLKRKILHDLRHLESVVSNKITEIESDLEKLTRNGR; this is encoded by the coding sequence ATGTATGACAATTTGAAAAGCCTCGGCATCAGTTCACCTGACGATATCGACCGCTACAGCCTGCGTCAGGAAGCCAACAACGACATTCTGAAAATCTATTTCCGCAAAGATAAAGGTGAGTTCTTCGCCAAGAGCGTGAAATTTAAATATCCGCGTCAGCGTAAAACTGTGGTCGGCGACAGTATCGGCCAGGGTTATAAAGAAGTGCAGGAAATCAGCCCGAACCTGCGCTACGTGATCGACGAGCTGGACCAGATTTGCCAGCGCGACCAGGTTGAAGTGGATCTGAAGCGTAAAATTCTCCACGATCTGCGTCATCTGGAAAGCGTGGTATCGAATAAAATCACCGAGATTGAATCAGATCTGGAAAAATTAACTCGTAACGGACGTTAA
- the dapD gene encoding 2,3,4,5-tetrahydropyridine-2,6-dicarboxylate N-succinyltransferase produces MQQLQSVIEAAFERRADITPANADTVTREAVNQVISLLDSGALRVAEKIDGQWVTHQWLKKAVLLSFRINDNQVIDGAESRYYDKVPMKFAGYDDARFKKEGFRVVPPAAVRQGAFIARNTVLMPSYVNIGAYVDEGSMVDTWATVGSCAQIGKNVHLSGGVGIGGVLEPLQANPTIIEDNCFIGARSEIVEGVIVEEGAVISMGVYIGQSTKIYDRETGEVHYGRVPAGSVVVSGNLPSKDGSYSLYCAVIVKKVDAKTRGKVGINELLRTID; encoded by the coding sequence ATGCAACAATTACAGAGTGTTATTGAAGCCGCCTTCGAGCGCCGTGCCGACATCACCCCAGCTAACGCTGATACCGTGACTCGTGAAGCCGTAAATCAGGTAATTAGCCTGCTGGACAGTGGCGCGCTGCGCGTAGCTGAAAAGATCGACGGTCAGTGGGTCACTCATCAGTGGCTGAAGAAAGCGGTTCTGCTCTCATTCCGCATCAATGACAATCAGGTGATTGATGGCGCAGAAAGCCGCTACTACGACAAAGTGCCGATGAAATTCGCCGGTTACGACGATGCGCGCTTTAAGAAAGAAGGTTTCCGCGTGGTGCCGCCTGCGGCTGTGCGTCAGGGTGCGTTTATCGCCCGCAACACCGTGCTGATGCCGTCTTACGTTAATATCGGCGCTTACGTTGATGAAGGCTCAATGGTAGATACCTGGGCAACCGTGGGTTCTTGCGCGCAGATCGGTAAAAACGTTCACCTGTCTGGCGGCGTGGGTATCGGTGGCGTACTGGAGCCGCTGCAGGCTAACCCAACCATCATTGAAGACAACTGCTTTATCGGCGCACGTTCTGAGATCGTTGAAGGCGTTATCGTTGAAGAAGGCGCGGTGATCTCGATGGGTGTGTATATCGGTCAGAGCACCAAAATCTACGATCGCGAAACCGGTGAAGTGCATTATGGCCGCGTACCTGCTGGCTCGGTGGTGGTTTCCGGCAACCTGCCATCGAAAGACGGTAGCTACAGCCTGTACTGTGCGGTAATCGTGAAGAAAGTCGACGCTAAAACGCGTGGCAAAGTGGGCATCAACGAACTGCTGCGCACCATCGACTAA